A genomic segment from Estrella lausannensis encodes:
- a CDS encoding polyprenyl synthetase family protein gives MENRQASVKSADPSKMKLDTLLAPYQKRIESAIEQHVQAMGPKNILKDACAYVLATPGKRLRPALVLMVQEMLKPSFDAMSSALAIEFFHTASLIADDLPCMDDDDERRNRPSAHKKFGEATALLASYALIAEGYGLIAKNAAALPSKQDSVLQLALENSTFNTGIFGATGGQLYDLMPPDRSEATIRRIIHMKTTSLFEISFVFGWLFGGGDLDRLEDIKKTASHFGLGFQILDDLDDYERDLRERGLNIAVELGIQKTKDLFASEMDAFRKSLRHLGIDSRALLTLADIMESSISSD, from the coding sequence ATGGAAAACAGACAAGCGTCCGTCAAAAGCGCGGATCCCTCTAAGATGAAATTGGACACCCTTCTTGCTCCCTATCAAAAGCGCATCGAAAGCGCCATTGAACAGCACGTTCAAGCCATGGGACCTAAAAACATTCTGAAAGATGCATGTGCATACGTCTTGGCCACTCCCGGCAAAAGACTAAGGCCGGCGCTTGTCCTGATGGTGCAGGAGATGCTTAAACCCTCTTTCGACGCCATGTCCTCGGCGCTCGCGATCGAGTTTTTCCACACTGCCTCTCTGATCGCCGATGACCTTCCCTGCATGGACGACGACGACGAAAGAAGAAACCGCCCCTCAGCCCACAAAAAGTTCGGAGAGGCGACAGCCCTTCTTGCCAGCTATGCCCTCATTGCCGAAGGGTATGGCCTGATTGCAAAAAACGCAGCTGCCTTGCCCTCAAAGCAAGACAGCGTCCTGCAACTGGCCCTGGAAAACTCCACTTTTAATACCGGCATCTTCGGCGCCACGGGAGGACAGCTCTACGATCTGATGCCCCCCGACCGCAGCGAAGCGACAATCCGCCGAATCATCCACATGAAAACCACCTCCCTCTTTGAAATCTCTTTCGTCTTCGGATGGCTGTTTGGCGGCGGAGACTTGGACCGGCTGGAGGACATCAAAAAAACAGCGAGCCACTTCGGCCTGGGTTTCCAGATTTTAGATGATTTGGACGATTATGAGCGGGATTTACGGGAGAGAGGACTGAATATCGCCGTGGAGCTTGGCATCCAGAAGACCAAAGATCTCTTTGCAAGCGAGATGGACGCCTTCCGAAAAAGCCTTCGGCATCTCGGCATCGATTCAAGAGCCCTTCTGACTCTTGCAGACATTATGGAGAGCTCGATCTCTTCAGATTAA